A window of Rhipicephalus microplus isolate Deutch F79 chromosome X, USDA_Rmic, whole genome shotgun sequence genomic DNA:
ACGAAACAGTTCTACAAAAACAGATAAGCACAAAAATAAGGCGATGCGCCAGCCCAATCAAAATGACTTCCCACCCGATGCCGGGATGGCTTCCCCTCTGTCTCCTGCGGCTCCAACCGCCATAACTCCCACAGCAAAAAGGGCGAAGTACGAAGCAAAGGATTTCGCTGCGAAAGTGAAAATATTGAAGGTATTGCAAGCGGGAGCATCTCGAAAAGAAGTGATGAAAAAGTTCAATGTGATGAGAAGCACGCTGAGCACTTACATGAAGAACGAAAAGCAAATTATGCAAGCGTATGATGGGGACATGTTTGGCAGCCAAAGGAAGAGGCTTTGAAGACCAGCGCATCCCAAGCTAGAAGAAGCGCTGTTGCGCTGGATTGCCATTTCGCACGATGCGGGTTTGCCCTTGAGCGGCCCCATTATCTGCGAACAAGCAGAGAAGTTCACAGTGACCATGAACATTGACTCCTTCAATGCGTCGGAAGGCTGGTTCAACCGCTTCAAGATGCGACACGGGCTGGTGTTCCGTAATGTGTGTGGTGAAAGAGGTGCGGTTGACGAAAGTGTTGTGCAGGACTGGCGGTCCGGACTATTCGTGTGCCTTTATACATACGAGTTGTACAACATTTTCAACGCTGATGATACAGCACTGTTCTATAAGCCTCATCCTGACAAGACAATCACGTTTAAGGGGGACCAGTGCGTCAGTGGAAAACAAAGTAAAGAGCGTGTAACAGTTCTGGCTGCTAACATGACCAGCACAGAGCGACTGCCACTGCTGGTGATCAGGAAGGCCGCGAAGCCAAGATGTTTTAAGAATATTAAGCAGTTGTCTGTCGACTACTGGTTCAATAGAAAGGCTTGGATGACTGCCGAACGCTTTCAAGCCTGGCTGCGTCAGCTCGACCGCCGCTTTGCGGCCAAGGCTCAGAAGGTGTTGTTCCCGCTAGACAACTGTAGGGCACAAACGAAGGTGTCCGGGGTCGAGAAAATTGAACTGCTATTCCTGCCTCCGAGCACAACGGCTTCCCTGCAGCGGATGAACCAGGGAATCGTACAGTTTGTGAAAAGCCACTATCGACGACAGGTACTCGTGCGGATGTTGCTCTGCATGGAGTCAGGCAAGCAGTACAAAGTAAGCCTGCTAAGCGCAATCATTATGCGGCATACGTGTGGAACGACACTCAGCCTGCAGTAGTTGCAAACTGCTTTAGGCATAGTGGCTTCGTGCACGACGCTGCTGATCCGGGAATGGTGGCCGATGAGGAAACCGGCAGAAAGAAAGATGGCCGCTATTCGAGCATCATGCCAGCTGATGTGCCCCTGAGCGATTGCTTCCCAATTGACAGCGATGTTGCCGTGACTAGCACAGTGACCGACAGGGATATCGTCCCCGAAGTCTTGGACGGCGAAGGGGAATTGGCTGACGAGGACCTAAGTGATGCTGACGAGCGTCCACACCACACTATGACAGAGGCTGTGCATGCGTTGCCCGTTTTGGAGGACATATGCATGCTTTCCTTGGACAGTGTGCGCGGCCTAAGCCACCTGCAGGAACTTCGCAAAATTGTGACATCGTCGCACATTGCGTCCGTGAAGCAAACCGCGATCCCagaatttttaaaaaaataagtCTGATAGTGTAGGAGACATTTTTCGAGTGGTTTGTTCGACTCGCAATAATTCGTACCCTCGGTTAATTCGTACATTTTCTGCGGTCCCGTGAAGTCCGAATTATAGGGGTTTTACTGTAATGGGGCTTGTACTCAGATTTCTAAATCACCAGATTTTGTTACCTGCCTTCCTTAATTCATAtacatttttattgtgttctttATACATGGAAACCTGTAGTCCGTGGCGTTGGCAATGTGGCTGTTTGTAGTTGGTAACACAGTCGAACCCACTTGTAACAAACGACAACtgtagtggctgcatttttgatggaggcgaaaatgctgtaaaccTGTGCGCTCAGATTGGGATGCACATTAAAGAAGCGCAGGTGGTTGAAACTTtgggagcccttcactacagcgtctctcataatcatatggtggtttggggacattaaaTTTTTCAAATCACTTATAATGTTTAGTGCTTTAACAATATACCACCTGCACGGTGGCACGGTGGacattgggcacggtggcaccgcagaAATGAAGTCTAACCCTTTCGTCTTTCTTGCGCAGTTGCTCACCACACTGCTGCTGATACCGGCTGCGCAggatggaagaagcgaaccacaACGAGGCAACACAACGCAGCTCGTCGCCGAATCCAGTTTTGGTGTGTCGTCCGCGCAGCACATGTGCCATCACAGCGGATATCGGCACGGAAGCCCTACAGCGGCGACCATCAGCGTCGACGCAGTATGCGGCAGAGCCCAGGGGGCGCACCTCGCGCCCAACATATACGCCGCCGGAGGATCACTGCTGGacattgggcacggtggcaccgcagaaatgaagtctaaccctttcttctttcttgcgCAGTTGCTCACCACACTGCTGCTGATAACGGCTGCGCAggatggaagaagcgaaccacaACGAGGCAACACAACGCAGCTCGTCGCCGAATCCAGTTTTGGTGTGTCGTCCGCGCAGCACATGTGCCATCACAGCGGATATCGGCACGGAAGCCCTACAGCGGCGACCATCAGCTTCGACGCAGTATGCGGCAGAGCCCAGGGGGCGCACCTCGCGCCCAACATATACGCCGCCGGAGGATCACTGCTGGacattgggcacggtggcaccgcagaAATGAAGTCTAACCCTTTCGTCTTTCTTGCGCAGTTGCTCACCACACTGCTGCTGATACCGGCTGCGCAggatggaagaagcgaaccacaACGAGGCAACACAACGCAGCTCGTCGCCGAATCCAGTTTTGGTGTGTCGTCCGCGCAGCACATGTGCCATCACAGCGGATATCGGCACGGAAGCCCTACAGCGGCGACCATCAGCGTTGACGAATTATGCGGCAGAGCCCAGGGGGCGCACCTCGCGCCCAACATATACGCCGCCGGAGGATCACTGCTGGacattgggcacggtggcaccgcagaAATGAAGTCTAACCCTTTCGTCTTTCTTGCGCAGGTAAGAAAACGTTATGGAAAGTGCTATCGATCGAACGATTTGTGCCtacttgtgctgccgtgcccaaggCTGCTATGTTTATTTTTGTATGACTTGTCATCTCATATTGTGAACGTATTGTTGCTTGCTGGCGATGTAGAGACAAATCCCGGTCCAGACTTAGCGCACATCGCGAAACAACTGCAGGTAATTGCAGATGacttaaaagaaataaaagaggagaGGCTAACCGCCATAGATAAGAAACTAGAATTGCTGGACTCGCTTCATAGCAAAATAACAATCTGCACGGATCAAGTAACGCACCTGCAAAAAGTAGTTTCAGACCTTGAACTAAAGCTTGACGACCTGGAAAATCGTTCTAGAAGAGGGAACCTGATTGTGTACGGCATTCCCGAAAAGCACGATGAGGATGATGTCTCACTCGAACAAACTGTTAACAACACGATTATTAAGAAAACACTGGAACTAGAGCCTGTAGCAATCGAAAGAATTAACAGGCTCGGAAAGCCAGACGCTAATAAAACCAGGCCAGTTATTTTAAAACTTCTCGACACGCGTGACAAAATCAAAATCCTAAAAAACTGCCAAAAGCTCAAAGGAACTAAATTAGCGATTAGTGAAGACTTTTCAGCTCGTGTTCGTAGCATAATGAAAAAGCTGTGGGATAGCGCCAAATCTAACAAAGAATCTGGTGACAAAGTATGGTTGGTATACGACAAGATTAGTATCAATCGAGTACTTTACCGCTGGAATGATACCGCGGGCGATAAGGTTGAGATCAAAACAGAACGCAATGCTCCCTCCAATCAAAAGAAC
This region includes:
- the LOC142777435 gene encoding uncharacterized protein LOC142777435, coding for MFSALTIYHLHGGTVDIGHGGTAEMKSNPFVFLAQLLTTLLLIPAAQDGRSEPQRGNTTQLVAESSFGVSSAQHMCHHSGYRHGSPTAATISVDAVCGRAQGAHLAPNIYAAGGSLLDIGHGGTAEMKSNPFFFLAQLLTTLLLITAAQDGRSEPQRGNTTQLVAESSFGVSSAQHMCHHSGYRHGSPTAATISVDAVCGRAQGAHLAPNIYAAGGSLLDIGHGGTAEMKSNPFVFLAQLLTTLLLIPAAQDGRSEPQRGNTTQLVAESSFGVSSAQHMCHHSGYRHGSPTAATISVDELCGRAQGAHLAPNIYAAGGSLLDIGHGGTAEMKSNPFVFLAQLLTTLLLIPAAQDGRSEPQRGNTTQLVAESSFGVSSAQHMCHHSGYRHGSPTAATISVDAVCGRAQGAHLAPNIYAAGGSLLDIGHGGTAEMKSNPFFFLAQLLTTLLLITAAQDGRSEPQRGNTTQLVAESSFGVSSAQHMCHHSGYRHGSPTAATISFDAVCGRAQGAHLAPNIYAAGGSLLDIGHGGTAEMKSNPFVFLAQLLTTLLLIPAAQDGRSEPQRGNTTQLVAESSFGVSSAQHMCHHSGYRHGSPTAATISVDELCGRAQGAHLAPNIYAAGGSLLDIGHGGTAEMKSNPFVFLAQVRKRYGKCYRSNDLCLLVLPCPRLLCLFLYDLSSHIVNVLLLAGDVETNPGPDLAHIAKQLQVIADDLKEIKEERLTAIDKKLELLDSLHSKITICTDQVTHLQKVVSDLELKLDDLENRSRRGNLIVYGIPEKHDEDDVSLEQTVNNTIIKKTLELEPVAIERINRLGKPDANKTRPVILKLLDTRDKIKILKNCQKLKGTKLAISEDFSARVRSIMKKLWDSAKSNKESGDKVWLVYDKISINRVLYRWNDTAGDKVEIKTERNAPSNQKNPKNQEGTPPMRTRRHQPRPK